A region of the Chroicocephalus ridibundus chromosome 1, bChrRid1.1, whole genome shotgun sequence genome:
CTGGTGCCACCAGTTAAGCATCCGGTTTGCCTCTGCAGTTCCCCGGCTTTCTGAGGAACAGGCTAATGGCGTAGCCTATCAGCGATCCAACCATGAGGTTGGGGTGCCCCAGACTGAGCTAGGCGAGAAATGGTGGGGCACATCATTCCTTTTATGGACCCTTATAGAGCTCAGGGATTTCACCCACCATGTACATGTGTCAGAATTTAGAGCCTCTTGGAGGAGCGAGGGAAAGGTAAGGGTGTGCTTCTGTTGCCAAGCTGGTTTACCTGGTTTCACACTGGGGTCATGTTCCCCTTCTTGTCCATGCAGAGTGCGTGTTGGTTGCATCTGGCCTTTGCTCTGGAGGAGAACCCTCAGCAGGGGAGCCCAGTGCAGACCAGTAGGTAACCCTGCTGCAGAGGCTCCACCCAGTATGCTCATAGGTCCAACTGTGTTGCTTGGTCACAGGATCCCAGGCCAGTTCCCAGCACAGATAACAAGAACAGCCTGCCGGTATGGTTGCACGGACCTAGACCACAGACGGCTTAGGAAACACTCAGAGCAGTCCTCCAGGGTTGAATTCTAAATGCTTTACTCAGACAAAAGACACGTTAAATTGTTTGGTCCTTCATCCAACAATTCAATCAATCTTACAGGATTTGgctgtaattttatttcaaaacaatctattttttcccctatataaatgtaaaaaaatctcagatgtacatcaaaaagccattttctatTCCCTGTGTTGTGTCAAGCTTTCCACCTCTGTAGCAGTTGTTTCATTTGCTCTATTCCCTTCATATAGAATCGGAGAAttcagcaaaggggaaaaaaatgtatcagtCGTCAAGACTATCACTTCCAGTTCAGGATTATTGCTCACAGTATTTGCTCTGGACTGGCTCAATCCAGACTTCAGTGGCTCAGAAAACAATGCTGTCCTTGTACTCGATTTGGTTAAAACACTTTTACTCAGGCCTCACACTGGTGAAAGGAATTTCTGTGCAAAGGAGATATTTTCAAAGCATGGTAAGCTAAAAGGAAAACCTTCTTTTAGTGAACCGTGCCTTTCCCAAAATCACTGAAGAGTAAGTGCTAGTGTGGCTGTTATCCCTTTACTGAGATTAACACACtacactaggaaaaaataaataaatcacagagCCGTGGGAAAAAATGATTCTCCTTTACTGAAACTATTGGATCAAGTGACCTTGTTTCGACCTGCTTTTGGGCAAGAAGCCAGTTCCAGTAAGGCAAACATAAGGGGACTGTACTTGAGATTGCTTTGggtttttgcttattttctttttgttgggcAGAGTTTTAcaataacagagaaaaatcaaaaccacttGAATaactgatgtatttattttcttatatacACTTAAATATGGCACATCTGACAGTAGTTGTACAATAAACTCAAAATGATAATCAAAGCTGGACAGTAGATCAAATAACTCAGTGCTGAACCTATTAGAAGCCAAATCCTGTACACTGAATTTCTGAAGAAAGTTTCACCCAGGAGCTGCATTAGCTAAGGATTCAGAGGCTAAGATTATCTAGTCTCAATTTCTGAAAGACTGGCTGGTGACAGTGACTCTATTACCAATATACCAGCTTCATCTTCCGTAATGTAACATTGAACTGGcgctttcccctctttcttccaCGCAGCCAGCAATTCATCGGTTATTGTTACCTCTTGGAGAACAATTACCAATGTCCCAGAGGATTCACCTGCAGCTAGTGATGACTCTGATAAATAAATGCAGACTGGATTCATTCTTCTGCTATTAATGTGGAAGATGTTCACGTTTACTATTGTTTGAAAGTCAGTGACAGCTACTTTGCAAAGCAGTGGGTTTTCGGTGAATAGGGGAAGCTCAGTCAAGGAGTTTCTCTGCTTTGGGACCCATGGGAACCTCTCTTCTCCTTCGGACAACGACAATGCCTGGAACACATTGGTTTTGCAGTCGGGCATGTTCTGGGTTGGGATGGACATTTGTCCTCACAGCTGTttgataaaggagaaaaaagcaaaaagagagaagcatTGTAACACGGCAGTTCCTTACTGTTGCAGTCCTCAACTTTTTCATCACCAAACACTGCAATGCTCTCTAGACAATGACTTGGAAAGTGTCAGCACCCTACAACACAGGGAGATAAGACTTTGCTGCCTGACAGTTCTTGTCTACAACAACATGTCTTGCTGTTGTCCATTTGTCCACAGTCATGACCTAAGTAATGCTTTCATTTCTCGTGAGCAGTGAAGTCCAGAGTGTCAGCATTGGATGGTGCTGCTCTCAGATTCTGCAAAGTACCTTAGCTCACCTGACACTTCAGTTTTGGTCCTTCAAGAATACCGGGCATAAAATTCTGGCATAAAAATCCAGTGTCCAAATTATAGAAATTTCTATAAAACCAACTCATAAACAAATAATTGCATTGATCCCCTCCCACATGTCTGAAACATGTAAATGACCAAGTCTCTCATGCTCACTTCCAGCTCTGTTGATTCCTTTAGCTATTTTTAAGCTTGTTGTCAACCATTTAATCTTGTCCATATTAACAAAGCTGAAGATGCAAAGGTAATTTCTTCGtgagcaatgtgcccttgtggccaagaaggccaatggtcccCAGGGGTGCATTAAAagagcatagccagcaggtcgaggcaggtcatcctccccctctactctgcccttgtgaggccacatctggaggactctgtccagttctgggccccccagtccaagactactggagagagtccagcggacggctacagagatgatcaaaggactggagcacctgtcttatgaggaaaggctgagagacctgggtctgtttagcctggagaagagaagactgagaggggagctcatcaatgcttataaatatctacaGGGTGGgcatcaagaggatggggccagactctttccagtggtgcccggcgacaggacaagggacaatgggcacaaactggaacacaggaaattccatctcaacatgaggaaaaatttttttactttgagagtgacagagcactggaacaggctgcccagagaggtggtggagtctctttctctgaagatcttcaaaacccacctggatgcatttctgtccAGCCTcctttaggtgaacctgctctggcaggggggttggactggatgatctccaaaggtcccttccaacacctaccattctgtggttctgtgattcttaCACAGCTTCTTGTCCATGAATGAACCTATGAAGTCCTTGAGAATGGCCCCTGTGGCTGACCGTTCGGTGAACTGCAGCTCTGCTAAGGTGCCCAGGGAAACTGGATGCTGACTGTCCTTACATAAGCTTTCAGACAGAGCTCCTGCATGCTCTTGGGTCTCTAAATGTAGCCAAGGCTTTCTGAgaaggaaattttgaaaataaactaaCGCATGAAAAAGGACTATTTTAAAAGGGTGTTTTCTATTAAAGTTTTGCCAGAGAAACCTTAAAACTAGTTACACAAAAGGATTAGGGAAATGCATGGAGCAGCCCCAGAACAATTTCCAGCTTCTCAGTGGAATCAGAGCTGATTGAGTGGCTTTGTATGTGTAAAAATTGCATTAACTCTAGAAAATTACTTGTTCTGAGGACAAACTGAATAAGGAGTGAGCTGTATGGTGTGGGTGCCGACTTAGGGAGCTTTTGTCCCTAGACATCTGTGAGTCTGCATTCAGCTGTGACAGAGAACACAGGATGGGTTCTACATACCGACAAATGCAAGACTCGGTATCTCACTGTAAATCCCCTCTGTCACACAGTAATTTCAGTTGTAGCACAGTTTTACCCATCATTCCCTTAAGattagggggggaaaaataataaatattggtAGTTTAATAGCATCTATGTCcagatttctttaaaacatgttAATTAAATAAACCTTAGGCTCCTGCTATGAAGTAAGTATTGTGACTATCATCTCTGTTATGATTATCTCCCTAGGTGCAGCAAGGTATTGAATCCTGGGTGGACCTCCCAGCTAATTCAACACTTGCACCTCCAGCATTTACTCAAGCTAATTCAGATCTTGCAGCGTGGACACTGAACGACAGGGAACACTTACCTGCAGGTTTCAGCATGAAATATCTTGTGTTTTAGAGCACAGCTCTCCTGGCTCTCCCTACACAAATAGCAGCTGCAGTTCTCtttactttgaaagaaatctGTGGGACACTTCTGTCTACAGATGCATTCACAATTTTCTTCATCAAATTCCATATGCTGTCCACACATAGCCAGCTCAGCAAGAGGAGGGAGCCCTGCAATAGCACATACATCTTTTAGCGGTAAGCTTTACATAGCTGAATCCTGCTTTTGAAGAGACCAAGTCTTTCTTTGCAGTCACTAGGGCTTACGCGTGTTCTCTCCCATCGATTCTAGTCTTCAGAATTTCTGTTGTAACTTACAGTGCAGAAAAGGAGTTGAGAGGATTGGGCTGATTATTTCACTTACTCTAATACTGCTATTTCTTGTGGGTTGAACCCTgcataaaaatactttatttgggGGCTGTGTATTAAAAGAGCCTAGTGTTAGGTTTTGGAATGCACAAATCTTTACTGGACAGCAGGTTTTGAAATCAAAATCTCAAAAAGGATTTAGTCTATACCCATGACAAAAATGCATGTTCATGCAAACTGTCACACTCACCACTCAATGTACTTCATTATCCATATACTTTGGAAATTTTTGCAAAGGTAATACTAAGTGCATTAGGGTGCAAGCTGGTCTAGCACTTTGATAAGGCGCATATGCACACTTGTCagttaaagaaaggaaatactttgcttcagaaacaaaaccccagccaAGTGAGTGCACTGTCTAATACCTCATCTATCTTCCCTCAAAATACACATCTGGAGTACAATATGAGGCTAATCCTAGCAAAAAGGGAACACATTTTGGGAAAGCTTTATTGAAATGCTAGCAGCACATCCCCGGTTAAAGGTCACAGCATATAATTTGTCATTGGGAAGGTAATTTCCTGTAGTTTTACAATTAGCTCTTGGATTTAACCTACGGAATGTGGAATGTAACCTGCATCCACGACCTCTGCAACCTCAGCTCTGATCTCAGTGGCCAGAAAAGGCTTGCATATTACTTGAAAGAAACCTTCATTATTATTTACTTCATGCTGGAAAACCAATATCCAGACAGAATAAAACCCAAGTCcttttggaaggaaggaaggaatctgCCCCAAATTCTTGGAAGACAAACTGCTTCCTTGGGGTGATAAAGCCTGGCGTGTGTAAAGTAGTGCAGAACGTTTTCGTCTCACTTTGTTTCAACCTCAAAGACAGATTTTAAGTTATTTTGCCCCAGCCACTGCCAAACACAATGTACTTCAGAGAATGATATTTAATCTGAGGAAGTATTGAGTCTGTATCAATAAAAGCTATAATTcaacaagccacagtttttaGTGCTCCAAGCTGACCTTACGAAAGGCTAAGAGTTAGGAGGACTCTGGCTATTCACAGTCCTTGGGACATACTCTGAAATACAGAGTACTAATCTTTTCTTGAATGAAAAGTCTAATTTGAGCTTAACTACCTAACCTGATGGTCAAATAATCTGATCTGGAATGAGAACAGATCCTACAGAAGCCTCTACACAACTTATCTCTTGCTTATTAAAATTAGGAGATTGTAATCAACAGACCAGTTCATTAggttatttagttttattttagcttGCTAGTCTAGGAATTGCTTGCCAGCTTGCTTTTATTGTTGCCTTggatgttttattcttttgcttgCTGCATGTAGGCTAAACCACAAAGGCAGGGCTTCCTTCTGTGTCTGTCTGCTCTACTGctatgataattttattttgaccAGGACAATTtcctgcaaaaaataatttaaaaaaaaaatcttatacagGGCTTGGAGAAATTTTAACTTCCTTAAATGTTTACTGCTGGTATCTTTAGTTCCCCCAGAACACAGTTCCCCCCCCAGAATATTTCCTGCAAATTTCTTTGATGGATTAAAGTTTTCCgggaaaaacagaaggagaagggaagaagtgTAAACTTATACTAATTTTACCCTCTTCCGTTTCCTTCCACAGACCTGAAAGGATATACTTGTATACTCCTGAGTATGTAGGGCATATCAGTTTGAAAGCTCTCTAAATACCTCAGTATTAtcataaaaaaatagtaaaatattttgaaaggttGTATAATCTTTTGCACTGACTACAGCTATTAATCTTATTCCTGATATGTCTGTTCTTAAGAATTTCCCACAATGAAGATACAGCACCTTCCCCAAGCAAGATATTCCagggcatatttttttctgcagttaaaaaGTTTTCCTTAATGCCCATCATACATTTTAAGGcccatgtaaaataaaaattcatccGGAGTGTCTACTTCACTAACTCTTTTTAAtactttactttttccttttcagtttgcCAATATAGAGGGCGTAAAAtgtccaagcaaaaaaaaaaatcatgaagtggGGATAAGAGTGTTTATTTTCAGGTGAATTTCTGCATCATAAGCCAAGTCTGTCTAGGGATGTGGAATCAAAACTATAACTTTCTCAATGAAAAAATgggacaaaaccaaaatgaaacacaagcaCCCTGGAGATGGCAAGCGAAAGTGTCCATTTGCAATTTCATCTTTACCTTCTCGTCTGTTGGGGTGCTGTACGTCTACAACACATTCACATTTGTCACTATCCCAGATCCATCCATTATGGCAAAGTTTGTTGGTAAAGGGGcatctagaattaaaaaaaaaaaaaaaaaggttggaattaaaaaagaaaaggcacatcaGTGTAGCCATTTGGCAAAATGAGCCTGCTAGTATGCTGGGTCTGCCACTTTTACTATATGAAGGTACGGCACCTGTGTGCATTACTGCTGCAAGCAGAAGACCTTGGGGCTGGATGGTTTTGCTGATAGGGCTGAGCTGTCTGGCTCCCAGCAACTAGATGGAGCAGGCACAGCACGCGTTTCAGATTACAACCCTAGGAAACGGCTACATTTTCGCAACTCCACTTTTCCATAAACCTGGCTCTACCCCACCCAGGGTATTCTTAGACTTACAGTTTTCATGCCACGTAACTGTATTAGATTTTTCCATGCTGCCAGAAAGTGCAGCTCCAGTTTAAATTTGCCTGTTCTTAAGGATGTACTGTGGACTGTTTTCAGGGTCAGAGGGGCCGGTTTGACTTTTAGGCACTTGGCTCTGGGAGGGGAACTCACAAACTggaagaaggctgaggttctTCTGTATTTGTGCAGGAGGAGGGTTCagagtggccagcaggccgagcgAGGGCTGGAGGGGCGTTGCTGAATTGCCACCTCGCCCCCAGCCCAGATGTCTAACTGAAGGGCTGTTACAAGGGCAAGCCTACGTGCAGGGCTAGACAGAGACATCTGAGCTCACTTCCAATGAGTCACTCAAGCGATCTGTGTTTCTAGACTCCTCGTTAAATTAATGTAGCCTGTTCTTACTAGGACTACAGGTATTTTATACTGTCTTTCGAAGTCAGATATGAGATTACCTTTTCCAGCCAACCAGCCTGACAGATGCAAACCAGGACTGGACCAGAAAGCGCAAAGCCATGGTTCACACTGATTGTGACCCAACGTGCTGTGAAGTATGGCAGAGGGCTTTAGCTTGACCACAGCATTCTGTGTGCCCTGTGCGAGCAGAGTTGCCCGTGTCAGGTTGAATAAGTCTATGCACACCTACCCAAATAGCTCCAGTGGAGCGTAGTGCTAATATGTGCACTTCGAGTCCACTCTCAGGTACCTAAGTGTCTTAATGACTCCAGACCCTGCTGAACGAGCCTCCTGTTTGTTGCATTATGGTGTCCTTTCACTTATAATTCACCAGGTTTAGTTGAAGCTTTCTAACTCTGAGTGATAATCAAGATATTTGGAAAAACTGTTAGGATAACAGAAAGTGAAGGGACCACTGTAAGGAccaaatcagaacaaaataattttcctacTTTGGACTGTGCAACATGTGTATCAGTTTGTAAAAGAGGGAACTTACCCATCCTCTTCCGGATACTGGACAGATCTTCGTATGATGGTGTACTGGTGGCGCTGCGTATTCGATAGACACTTACAGGCTGTGTGATTGGCAATTTTGATTGGCACGGGCTCAGGAACACTTGTCAAGGGAACCGAGATCTCAAAGAGCTAGGTGGGTGAAATTACATTTATTATTCAGTTTCCATTACACAGTTAATATTTGGAGTTTTAAACCAAAACCTCCCACCATTTGCCCCACCCATGCTCTTTTCAAGAGGTAGTTACCATAGGTATAATAAGCAGGTGAGCACTtagagttttgaagaaaaaaataagcaatgtCCACCAAGGTAGGAACTTGCCAAAACAGTGGTCCCAGTGCTGTATTACCAGTTCTTAAACACCTAAGAtcattcaaaattatttgcaaacaCACTGAAAAGCCTCTTCTGGATGCTAGGGCCAAATGGAAAAGATATAGATGTTGGGAACTTTGTTCTTAGTTATACCATTTGTTGAATCTCAACCATTTATGAAGACAGCTATTTAACTGTCCTAGGGTATAATCACAGCATACATTTTTAGGGGCCAACTTCAccccccacagcctcctccgagagggaagaaagaggtgtAAACAGAGGAGAGTTCATTCTGCTTTAGTTGGGTTCCTGCAGGGAACCATCCTGGAATCGTCCCTCTTGATTATAGCAGGAGCCTAAGGAACCAAGCAGCCTACCTTCAGCACATCCAAATTGTTTAGGGTGATCTCTGGGTGGCCTTGGGGAAACTCTGGTTTCTTGGGCAGCTACGTGTGAGAGCTGTGGAAGTGACCCACACCCGCTCCGCCCCCTCAAGCCAGCTTCCTTCCCATGGAAGCCAAGCATAGGGTCACACCTTCTCATGCCAGCATGTCTTGGCTTAGTGCTCATCCGCATTCAGGGGCTGAGAAGTATCCCTAAAATTGActgtttaaacatttaaatttagGTGTTGCAGCGTTTAACTTTAGGTGGCTTGAATATCCTTCAGTGGATATTTTataccagggggaaaaaaaggttgtCACTAATATGGGAGTAATTCCGTTCATTTTAGAAGAGTAAATCTGGACGACAGTGCTGTATCCAGGAGTGGAACTTAGTTGGGGGCTTTTGAGGGAATGGTTATTTTGAAGGACGCTGAAGGAATGTTACAGTTTGCAGAACAGCAGTTTTTCAACAAACTTATGAAATGTTGCTCcaaaaacacataaataaataaatactttttagcCTGACCTAGCTCCCTGAGCTGATCAGATGTCTTTTGTGTGGGGCCAACAGCTCATAACAGCTTTCTCCTTCTGGTGGGGAATGAAAGCAATTAATGAACATTGACGCAAGAAGGACAGGCCCTGATTTATTTTACTCCAACTGTATTCTGGTACAACCAGACACAGTGGAATTACATTCCAACAAAcctgaaacaaacacagaagtgaATTGGACCTGCTCCCCAGGAggttcaattttctttttaaaacaactgcCCTCAATCTTTGctctgatttaaagaaaagtctttttaataACTGAATTTAATACATTATTCTAGGTCAAAAGG
Encoded here:
- the VEGFD gene encoding vascular endothelial growth factor D, which codes for MYKPWATVNIFIVSFLHLLQGSDYENGSVKRTSLSALERSEQQIRRASSLEELLRITHSEDWKLWKCRLKLKSLANLDSRSASHRSTRFAAAFYDIDTLKVIDEEWQKTQCVPRETCVEVAKELGTTTNKFFKPPCVNVFRCGGCCNEESLSCMNTSTTYVSKTLFEISVPLTSVPEPVPIKIANHTACKCLSNTQRHQYTIIRRSVQYPEEDGCPFTNKLCHNGWIWDSDKCECVVDVQHPNRREGLPPLAELAMCGQHMEFDEENCECICRQKCPTDFFQSKENCSCYLCRESQESCALKHKIFHAETCSCEDKCPSQPRTCPTAKPMCSRHCRCPKEKRGSHGSQSRETP